In a single window of the Lineus longissimus chromosome 4, tnLinLong1.2, whole genome shotgun sequence genome:
- the LOC135486829 gene encoding DNA-binding protein inhibitor ID-2-like, with protein MKVEAKSVALTRKEFGLKTEGFKISKPTNKLESNAEMQACFKKLKELVPTVPQHTRLNQVDLLQHVIDYILDLEITLDTHPASSSLPHLVNAMSQATRTPLGENTVNTSHNQAKNATATRRRQLVVGDIPRVRPLAQVAGWMPS; from the exons ATGAAGGTCGAAGCCAAGTCTGTCGCTCTTACGAGGAAAGAATTCGGTTTGAAAACGGAGGGTTTCAAGATTTCGAAGCCGACGAACAAGCTTGAAAGCAACGCAGAGATGCAGGCATGCTTTAAGAAATTAAAGGAATTAGTACCAACGGTTCCTCAGCACACGAGGTTGAACCAGGTGGACCTTTTACAACACGTAATAGACTAtattttggacttagaaatcaCATTAGACACTCATCCAGCATCCAGCAGCTTACCTCATCTTGTCAATGCCATGAGCCAAGCGACGCGGACGCCATTAGGAGAAAATACAGTGAATACGTCACATAATCAG GCTAAGAATGCGACGGCGACACGGCGGCGCCAGCTCGTTGTTGGTGACATTCCAAGGGTCCGTCCTCTAGCCCAGGTGGCCGGATGGATGCCAAGCTAG
- the LOC135486353 gene encoding methyltransferase-like protein 27 isoform X1 produces the protein MNTGLGQITKMSGELDPAKFGSPDAGQNDIITEIDDITREGISNKEVMKIYETWADTYDQHLDAVHNQSYKNVIREIRKLDLKTDACIMDIACGTGRLGHELSKIGFNNLDGLDGSQEMLDKAKERNIYNRLMKVMFGPEPVPGIDTDTYDASIAIGCYIPGHCESDSMQEIIRITKPGGHAMIQISDQGLACVVGFQETVDAHIAAKKWKLISSTRITTYDTMEGTLFTFQVL, from the exons ATGAATACTGGACTTGGACAG ATCACAAAGATGTCTGGAGAATTAGATCCTGCTAAATTTGGGTCGCCAGATGCTGGtcagaatgatatcatcaccgAAATTGACGATATCACACGAGAAGGGATCTCCAACAAGGAAGTGATGAAGATTTATGAAACCTGGGCCGACACGTATGACCAG CATTTAGACGCCGTCCACAACCAATCCTAcaaaaatgtcatcagagaaaTCAGAAAGCTTGACCTCAAGACAGATGCTTGCATCATGGACATCGCCTGTGGCACAGGGAGACTTGGACATGAG CTTTCAAAAATCGGGTTTAATAATCTCGACGGACTTGATGGGAGTCAGGAGATGCTTGACAAGGCCAAGGAACGAAATATCTACAATCGATTGATGAAAGTTATGTTTGGGCCAGAACCTGTTCCTGGCATCGACACTG ATACGTACGATGCTAGTATTGCCATTGGTTGCTATATCCCAggacattgtgaatcagacagTATGCAAGAGATCATCAGGATAACAAAACCAG GCGGCCATGCGATGATACAAATCAGTGACCAGGGTTTGGCTTGCGTGGTGGGCTTCCAGGAGACAGTCGACGCCCACATTGCGGCCAAGAAATGGAAACTCATCTCTAGTACACGCATAACAACTTACGACACTATGGAAGGCACTTTATTCACTTTTCAAGTCCTATGA
- the LOC135486353 gene encoding methyltransferase-like protein 27 isoform X2, which produces MSGELDPAKFGSPDAGQNDIITEIDDITREGISNKEVMKIYETWADTYDQHLDAVHNQSYKNVIREIRKLDLKTDACIMDIACGTGRLGHELSKIGFNNLDGLDGSQEMLDKAKERNIYNRLMKVMFGPEPVPGIDTDTYDASIAIGCYIPGHCESDSMQEIIRITKPGGHAMIQISDQGLACVVGFQETVDAHIAAKKWKLISSTRITTYDTMEGTLFTFQVL; this is translated from the exons ATGTCTGGAGAATTAGATCCTGCTAAATTTGGGTCGCCAGATGCTGGtcagaatgatatcatcaccgAAATTGACGATATCACACGAGAAGGGATCTCCAACAAGGAAGTGATGAAGATTTATGAAACCTGGGCCGACACGTATGACCAG CATTTAGACGCCGTCCACAACCAATCCTAcaaaaatgtcatcagagaaaTCAGAAAGCTTGACCTCAAGACAGATGCTTGCATCATGGACATCGCCTGTGGCACAGGGAGACTTGGACATGAG CTTTCAAAAATCGGGTTTAATAATCTCGACGGACTTGATGGGAGTCAGGAGATGCTTGACAAGGCCAAGGAACGAAATATCTACAATCGATTGATGAAAGTTATGTTTGGGCCAGAACCTGTTCCTGGCATCGACACTG ATACGTACGATGCTAGTATTGCCATTGGTTGCTATATCCCAggacattgtgaatcagacagTATGCAAGAGATCATCAGGATAACAAAACCAG GCGGCCATGCGATGATACAAATCAGTGACCAGGGTTTGGCTTGCGTGGTGGGCTTCCAGGAGACAGTCGACGCCCACATTGCGGCCAAGAAATGGAAACTCATCTCTAGTACACGCATAACAACTTACGACACTATGGAAGGCACTTTATTCACTTTTCAAGTCCTATGA